One stretch of Arthrobacter polaris DNA includes these proteins:
- a CDS encoding flagellar hook assembly protein FlgD, which yields MSENSIAPLTPSSNSMAPPTAVSGINTVPGKRDPKQVMDSEVFMNLLVAQLRHQDPSSPMDTNEMISQTTQLATMEKLTNMDTTATESFSXQMRMTAATLIGQQVSWQDADGTTHSGTATSVSFANAVPEVNVGXENDPLDYISGMTSTENLFLHQPRCPTLFPNRH from the coding sequence ATGAGCGAGAACTCGATTGCCCCATTGACGCCATCTAGCAATTCCATGGCGCCGCCAACTGCGGTTAGTGGAATCAACACCGTCCCCGGTAAGCGTGATCCCAAACAGGTCATGGACTCGGAAGTGTTCATGAACCTCTTGGTGGCCCAGTTACGTCACCAAGACCCGTCCTCACCCATGGACACCAACGAAATGATCAGTCAGACCACCCAACTGGCAACCATGGAGAAGCTGACAAACATGGACACGACGGCCACAGAGAGCTTCTCCNTGCAAATGCGCATGACCGCAGCAACGCTCATTGGTCAGCAAGTGAGCTGGCAGGACGCTGATGGCACCACGCATAGCGGGACTGCCACTTCAGTGTCCTTCGCCAACGCCGTTCCCGAGGTCAACGTCGGAGNNGAAAATGATCCCCTCGACTACATATCCGGAATGACCAGCACCGAAAACCTGTTCCTGCACCAGCCCCGCTGCCCAACCCTGTTCCCGAACCGGCACTGA
- a CDS encoding flagellar FlbD family protein produces MIIITRLDGREFALNPDLIERIFESPDTTVVMADGANYIVTESMAGIIEXIXSFRARIISMAHDYSEDETALQSPPKLSIIHPSGNPTTSGS; encoded by the coding sequence TTGATCATTATCACCCGGTTGGACGGGAGAGAATTTGCGTTGAACCCGGACCTGATTGAACGCATCTTTGAATCTCCGGACACAACAGTGGTTATGGCTGACGGGGCAAACTACATTGTCACCGAATCCATGGCGGGCATCATTGAANAGATTNGTTCTTTCCGTGCCCGCATCATCTCGATGGCCCATGACTACTCCGAGGATGAGACGGCGTTACAGTCGCCACCCAAATTGAGCATCATCCACCCTTCCGGAAATCCCACCACGTCAGGATCATAA
- a CDS encoding flagellar hook protein FlgE — MLRSLYSGISGLRAHQTMLDVTGNNIANVNTAGFKSSTVQFQDTLSQVARSGSAAQAQAGGTNPAQVGLGVQVAGISTNFSQGSAQATGRSSDMMISGDGFXITAKGGDQLYARAGSFDFDSQGRLVSPDGALLQGWSAVNGEVNAGSGLGNIAVSKQMVAAASATKTVAMGGNLPSDAKVDTVLTRDVKVFDADGKASNVTMTFKRSANGWDVTGKDEKGATGVASLTFTKGSXNGAGTMNIGGISVNMGAVTGYAEMSTVAVTESDGNGAGTLDSFSMGTDGTLTGTFSNGENMVIGRIALANFTNAGGLEKAGSSSYRATASSGAATVGTAGANGLGSLASGYVEMSNVDLSQEFTNLIVAQRGFQSNARIITTSDEVLQELTQLKR; from the coding sequence ATGCTTCGTTCCCTGTACTCCGGAATTTCCGGGCTTCGTGCCCACCAGACCATGTTGGATGTGACAGGCAACAACATTGCCAACGTCAATACAGCTGGATTCAAGTCCTCCACGGTCCAGTTTCAGGACACCCTCTCCCAGGTGGCCCGTTCCGGCTCTGCCGCCCAAGCGCAGGCTGGTGGAACGAACCCTGCCCAAGTGGGTCTAGGCGTCCAGGTGGCAGGTATCTCCACCAACTTCTCCCAGGGCTCAGCCCAGGCAACCGGCCGCTCCTCGGACATGATGATCTCTGGCGACGGATTTNTTATCACGGCCAAGGGCGGTGACCAACTCTATGCCCGTGCCGGATCCTTCGACTTTGACTCTCAAGGGCGCCTAGTTTCTCCCGACGGTGCCCTGCTGCAGGGCTGGTCTGCCGTCAATGGCGAGGTCAACGCTGGCTCCGGACTGGGTAACATCGCCGTTTCCAAGCAGATGGTGGCCGCCGCATCCGCCACGAAAACCGTCGCAATGGGTGGCAACCTTCCCAGCGACGCCAAGGTAGACACCGTGTTGACCCGAGATGTGAAGGTCTTTGATGCCGATGGCAAGGCGAGCAACGTAACGATGACGTTCAAACGCTCGGCTAACGGCTGGGATGTCACCGGTAAGGATGAGAAAGGCGCCACCGGCGTTGCGTCACTGACCTTTACCAAGGGGTCGNTGAACGGCGCCGGGACCATGAACATTGGCGGTATTAGCGTGAACATGGGCGCCGTCACCGGGTACGCGGAAATGAGCACCGTTGCCGTCACAGAAAGCGACGGTAACGGTGCCGGCACCTTGGATTCCTTCAGCATGGGAACTGACGGAACTTTAACAGGAACGTTCAGTAACGGCGAAAACATGGTGATCGGCCGCATTGCCCTGGCGAACTTTACTAATGCTGGTGGTCTGGAGAAGGCCGGTTCCTCGAGTTACCGGGCCACTGCCTCATCCGGTGCCGCCACCGTGGGAACAGCCGGCGCCAATGGTTTAGGCTCCCTGGCCAGTGGATACGTGGAAATGTCCAACGTGGACCTGTCCCAGGAATTCACCAACCTGATTGTCGCCCAGCGCGGCTTCCAGTCCAACGCCCGCATCATCACCACCTCTGATGAAGTACTGCAGGAACTGACTCAACTTAAGCGCTGA
- a CDS encoding flagellar motor protein MotB → MSPGRKSGRKRRGKPEESHTDERWMASYMDMVTVLMCMFIVLYAMSTVDEDKYXKLRASLATGFGQVQVGKVDTASGIVVPPEDVGKVGTLTKTRLDLAVAEVDRLTELKEAMRGALEVKGLAQNVEFQIDQRGLSVKLVGSQSFFRPDSPELSARAEEVLDTISPLLLSSGLDVSVEGHAANAITNYPSVWELSAERAVGVVRHLVEQRNLPSPKVAAIGYGSSRSVNDNSTEPLRELNRRVDIVVLSDQPEEVRALIPEVXKAKVVPS, encoded by the coding sequence ATGAGCCCAGGACGTAAATCGGGCCGCAAGCGTCGGGGCAAGCCTGAAGAAAGCCATACCGACGAACGATGGATGGCCTCCTACATGGATATGGTCACTGTCTTGATGTGCATGTTCATTGTTCTGTATGCCATGTCCACGGTAGATGAGGACAAGTACGANAAACTCCGGGCCTCCCTAGCCACCGGCTTTGGCCAGGTGCAGGTTGGAAAAGTGGACACCGCCTCCGGCATAGTGGTCCCGCCTGAGGATGTGGGCAAAGTGGGAACTTTGACGAAAACACGACTGGATCTTGCCGTTGCCGAAGTTGATCGGCTCACTGAACTGAAGGAAGCCATGCGTGGGGCNCTGGAGGTAAAAGGTCTTGCACAGAACGTAGAATTTCAGATCGATCAGCGTGGCCTCAGCGTGAAACTTGTGGGCTCTCAGTCATTCTTCCGCCCGGACAGCCCGGAATTATCTGCACGGGCCGAGGAAGTGTTGGACACCATTTCGCCGTTGCTGCTCTCCTCGGGGCTTGATGTTTCTGTCGAGGGCCACGCTGCAAATGCCATCACCAACTATCCCTCTGTCTGGGAATTATCCGCAGAACGCGCCGTTGGCGTGGTGCGGCACTTGGTGGAGCAGCGAAATTTACCTAGCCCCAAGGTGGCTGCCATCGGCTACGGAAGTTCTCGCTCGGTCAATGACAACTCCACCGAGCCCTTACGTGAGTTGAACCGGCGCGTTGACATTGTAGTCCTCTCCGACCAGCCCGAAGAAGTGCGGGCTCTGATTCCTGAAGTGTTNAAAGCAAAAGTGGTTCCCTCCTAA
- a CDS encoding FliI/YscN family ATPase: protein MNAGALRCSPRVASAVRAAAPERVXVVTGVVGLAAQVSGLRCAVXDMVSIGESNPVDAEVVAVAAGSVKIMPLAPMHGIGEGETVRAKQDPLLVPTGDGLLGRVIDALGRPIDGLGPLTGVTGXPFENSSPNAMERARIATPLQTGVRVLDTLTTIGRGQRMGLFAGSGVGKSSLLSMIARGTEADVSVIALVXERGREVREFXEDDLGPEGLARSIVVVSTSDEPALLRLRAAFTATRIAESFRERGVDAMLMMDSLTRVAMAQREIGLSVGEPPATRGYPPSTFXVLARLLERAGTDKVGSVTGLYTVLVDGDDHNEPIADAVRSILDGHVVLERKLAVAGHFPAIDVLASISRVASKVCTPGQKQDAGTLRKVLAARAAAQDLIDVGAYQAGSNXLVDAAVQHGQSINDFLQQSMDQQVPAPHSWAQLHAVSTMISGA, encoded by the coding sequence TTGAACGCCGGTGCCCTGCGGTGCTCCCCACGAGTAGCTTCAGCCGTGCGGGCAGCCGCACCGGAAAGGGTGNGGGTGGTGACCGGCGTCGTAGGCCTGGCAGCACAAGTCAGCGGACTGCGCTGCGCCGTGNGGGACATGGTCAGTATTGGTGAGAGCAACCCTGTGGACGCCGAAGTGGTGGCCGTAGCTGCCGGTAGCGTGAAGATCATGCCGCTGGCGCCCATGCACGGGATCGGCGAAGGGGAGACTGTCAGAGCCAAGCAGGATCCTCTGCTTGTGCCTACCGGTGATGGACTCCTGGGCCGGGTCATTGACGCTCTGGGGCGCCCCATCGACGGGCTGGGACCGCTAACCGGAGTGACAGGGNTTCCATTTGAAAACAGCTCACCCAACGCCATGGAACGAGCCCGTATCGCCACCCCATTGCAGACCGGGGTGCGGGTTCTTGACACCCTGACCACCATCGGTCGCGGACAACGGATGGGCCTCTTTGCCGGCTCTGGCGTAGGCAAGTCCTCCCTGTTGTCGATGATTGCCCGCGGCACCGAGGCCGACGTTTCCGTCATCGCCCTGGTGNGGGAGCGCGGCCGTGAGGTGCGCGAGTTTNTGGAGGATGATCTGGGCCCAGAAGGTCTGGCCCGCTCCATCGTAGTGGTGTCTACAAGTGACGAGCCTGCCCTGCTGCGCTTGCGTGCGGCGTTCACGGCAACCCGGATTGCGGAGTCGTTTAGAGAACGTGGTGTGGATGCCATGCTCATGATGGATTCGCTGACCCGCGTGGCAATGGCGCAGCGCGAGATTGGCCTATCCGTTGGTGAGCCGCCCGCCACCCGAGGGTACCCGCCGTCGACCTTTNCCGTACTGGCCAGGTTGTTGGAACGGGCTGGCACCGACAAAGTTGGCTCCGTCACCGGTCTCTACACAGTGCTGGTGGACGGTGACGACCATAACGAGCCCATTGCTGACGCCGTCCGTTCCATCCTTGATGGCCACGTGGTCCTGGAGCGAAAACTGGCCGTGGCGGGGCACTTTCCCGCCATCGACGTGCTGGCCTCGATCTCCCGTGTGGCCTCCAAAGTATGCACTCCAGGGCAAAAGCAGGACGCCGGAACCCTGCGCAAGGTGCTGGCGGCAAGGGCCGCAGCCCAGGACCTGATTGACGTGGGAGCCTACCAAGCAGGCAGCAACNCCCTAGTGGATGCGGCCGTACAACACGGGCAGTCGATCAACGACTTTCTTCAACAAAGCATGGATCAGCAAGTTCCGGCACCGCACTCGTGGGCGCAGCTACACGCTGTGTCCACCATGATTTCAGGAGCATAG
- a CDS encoding motility protein A: MDPATILGLLIAFGALFGMITLEGASVTSVTLPAPMLLVLVGTIAIGMAGSTLKDVVHAVKSLPKAFIAKPPKPGESIEQVVALADKARREGLLSLEAAAAETKDXFLRDALQNIADGTDGEDLRELLDDAVETKIKSDHTASKFFTSLGGYAPTVGIIGTVVSLTHVLENLSNPEQLGHMIAAAFVATLWGLLSANFIWLPIGSRLSRISELEVDRMTLIMEGVLAVQAGSQPTLLRERLTAMVPVYRQQXEKKAGSAKAQQRDAA; the protein is encoded by the coding sequence ATGGATCCCGCAACAATTCTCGGTCTACTCATAGCCTTCGGTGCACTATTTGGCATGATTACCTTGGAAGGCGCCAGCGTCACCAGTGTCACGCTCCCGGCTCCCATGCTGCTGGTCCTGGTCGGCACCATTGCCATAGGCATGGCCGGTTCCACGCTGAAGGATGTTGTGCATGCGGTGAAGTCCCTCCCCAAGGCTTTCATCGCCAAGCCACCCAAACCGGGCGAGAGCATAGAGCAGGTGGTGGCACTGGCTGATAAGGCTCGACGTGAAGGACTGCTGTCCCTGGAGGCGGCCGCGGCCGAAACCAAGGACNCCTTCTTGCGTGATGCCTTGCAAAACATTGCCGATGGCACGGACGGGGAGGACTTGCGGGAACTTTTGGATGACGCCGTGGAAACCAAAATCAAGAGTGACCACACGGCCTCCAAGTTCTTTACCAGCCTGGGAGGCTACGCGCCTACGGTGGGTATCATCGGCACGGTGGTTTCATTGACCCACGTGTTGGAGAACCTTTCCAACCCCGAACAACTAGGACATATGATCGCTGCCGCCTTCGTGGCGACGCTCTGGGGACTGCTGTCCGCGAACTTCATCTGGCTACCTATTGGCTCACGCCTGAGCCGCATCTCCGAACTTGAAGTGGACCGCATGACTCTGATCATGGAAGGCGTCCTAGCAGTGCAGGCAGGATCTCAGCCCACACTGCTGCGTGAACGGTTGACCGCAATGGTTCCCGTGTACCGCCAACAGNGGGAAAAGAAAGCCGGCAGCGCTAAGGCACAACAGCGCGATGCGGCATGA
- a CDS encoding flagellar hook-length control protein FliK, whose translation MDSEAGSSLGAVTVEDSQPAAAAEPTSSGTATPASAAVSAMIVQDQVQGQGQGQGQSQAQGRVQGEDQNPNQVQSQVQAQSQDQGQTQSQSQDPGQAQTLAQGQVQGEDQNPNQVQSQVQAQSQDPGQGQGSAQDQTGRTQLPAAGALATVAPSVVGTLSPGFSVSAVQPGAAEALGSGTAPAVVAATERAGQPSATAAVHVTANEPSAADVPVVPSLTMVAPTPAPVQLPALASVPPAAAPAPVHAPVLAQQLARPLFTLVGAPLGEHVMKISVVPDSLGPVTVRAQLSAEGIHIELFSASDAGREGLRHILADLRRDLAAGGMASSVSLGSGNTAQDHGDRGNPKGCQSVG comes from the coding sequence ATGGATTCTGAAGCTGGCTCGAGCCTGGGTGCCGTCACGGTTGAGGATTCTCAACCGGCTGCCGCTGCAGAGCCCACGTCCTCGGGTACAGCGACGCCGGCATCCGCAGCCGTATCCGCCATGATTGTGCAAGACCAGGTTCAAGGCCAAGGCCAAGGCCAAGGCCAGAGCCAAGCTCAGGGTCGGGTTCAAGGTGAAGACCAGAACCCCAATCAGGTTCAGAGTCAGGTTCAAGCCCAGAGCCAAGACCAAGGCCAAACTCAGAGCCAGAGCCAGGATCCGGGCCAAGCTCAGACCCTAGCTCAGGGCCAGGTTCAAGGTGAAGACCAGAATCCCAATCAGGTTCAGAGTCAGGTTCAAGCCCAGAGCCAGGATCCAGGCCAAGGCCAGGGCTCGGCGCAAGACCAGACTGGCAGAACACAGCTGCCTGCCGCTGGTGCTCTGGCTACGGTGGCGCCGTCTGTTGTGGGAACACTGTCCCCTGGGTTCTCTGTTAGTGCGGTCCAGCCGGGTGCCGCCGAGGCTTTGGGCTCGGGAACTGCACCTGCCGTCGTTGCCGCGACGGAGCGGGCCGGGCAGCCTTCTGCCACCGCAGCTGTCCACGTGACAGCGAATGAACCAAGTGCCGCTGATGTGCCCGTGGTCCCTTCACTGACCATGGTGGCTCCAACGCCGGCCCCGGTTCAGCTGCCCGCTCTTGCATCGGTGCCTCCTGCCGCGGCGCCAGCACCGGTACACGCACCCGTTTTGGCGCAGCAGCTAGCGCGTCCCCTGTTCACTCTGGTGGGAGCGCCGCTGGGTGAGCACGTCATGAAAATCAGTGTGGTCCCGGACTCTTTGGGGCCGGTCACTGTACGGGCACAGTTGAGCGCCGAAGGGATCCACATTGAGTTGTTCTCTGCAAGCGATGCCGGACGGGAGGGCCTGCGCCACATCTTGGCCGATCTGAGGAGGGACCTTGCTGCTGGAGGCATGGCGTCATCGGTATCTTTGGGTAGCGGAAACACCGCTCAAGACCACGGTGACCGGGGCAACCCCAAGGGCTGCCAATCCGTGGGATAA